A DNA window from Ignavibacteriales bacterium contains the following coding sequences:
- a CDS encoding NAD-dependent epimerase/dehydratase family protein, which translates to MKILITGGAGFIGSHVADACIEAGNTVVIVDDLSTGEIENVNENAVFVPMDIRDETIDKLFDFHKFDIVIHHAAQMDVRKSVKDPSFDASVNILGTINLLENCKKFGVKKFIFASTGGAIYGEQDYFPADEKHPVRPLSPYGIAKLAVEKYLFYYNAVFGLQYVCLRYANVYGPRQNPHGEAGVVAIFTDKMLKGKQPIINGDGKQTRDYTFVNDVVRANMLALNYDKSDIFNVGTGVETDVNVLARYIKEFTGTKIEEIHGEAKKGEQLRSVLDNMKISTVLGWKPSVSVAEGLKTTVAYFRDKFSGN; encoded by the coding sequence TTGAAAATATTAATTACAGGTGGCGCCGGTTTTATTGGTTCTCATGTTGCAGATGCATGCATTGAAGCAGGCAATACCGTTGTAATAGTTGACGATTTATCAACCGGTGAAATTGAAAACGTAAACGAAAATGCCGTATTTGTACCGATGGATATTCGTGATGAAACAATCGACAAACTTTTTGATTTCCATAAGTTTGATATAGTGATTCACCATGCCGCCCAAATGGACGTCCGCAAATCGGTAAAAGATCCTTCTTTTGACGCGTCAGTCAATATTCTTGGCACTATCAATCTGCTCGAGAATTGCAAAAAGTTTGGTGTGAAGAAATTCATTTTCGCTTCAACCGGCGGTGCAATCTACGGTGAGCAGGATTATTTTCCTGCCGATGAAAAACATCCGGTCAGACCGCTTTCACCATACGGTATCGCAAAGTTAGCAGTGGAAAAATATCTGTTTTATTACAACGCAGTTTTCGGATTGCAATATGTTTGTCTGCGATATGCGAACGTGTATGGACCTCGGCAAAATCCTCACGGCGAAGCAGGTGTGGTTGCTATTTTTACCGATAAGATGCTCAAAGGCAAACAACCTATTATTAACGGTGATGGAAAGCAAACTAGAGATTATACATTCGTAAACGATGTGGTGCGTGCAAATATGCTTGCGCTTAATTATGACAAATCGGATATTTTTAATGTCGGAACCGGTGTCGAGACCGATGTGAATGTTCTCGCACGATATATAAAAGAATTTACCGGCACTAAGATCGAAGAAATACACGGCGAAGCGAAGAAGGGAGAACAACTTCGCAGCGTTCTCGATAATATGAAAATTAGCACAGTTCTTGGTTGGAAGCCAAGTGTTTCAGTAGCAGAAGGATTGAAAACAACAGTTGCATACTTTCGCGATAAGTTTTCCGGAAATTGA
- the meaB gene encoding methylmalonyl Co-A mutase-associated GTPase MeaB has translation MNHSYIEKILKGDRVAIARSISMVENEHPESLDLLKSIYPKTGNAYRIGITGPPGAGKSTITNKLAKYFRSEKKRVGIIAVDPTSPFTGGALLGDRVRMTDVDLDEGVFIRSMASRGSLGGLSKKAKEAADVLDASGCDIILLETVGVGQSELDIARAADTTIVVLVPESGDSIQAMKAGLMEIADFFVLNKSDRAGAEQAVMSIKMVLNFKPKHDGWMPDVIQTTASEGKGIVEVAKKIAEHSTYLVNSKLLGQKRANRIIEQIRESIGERLHIEFWNEERNQILNQKIEDVIAFKETPFDLVEYLLKNYKK, from the coding sequence ATGAATCATTCGTACATAGAAAAAATCTTGAAAGGCGATAGGGTGGCAATCGCCCGCTCCATCTCAATGGTAGAGAATGAGCATCCCGAATCTCTCGATCTTCTAAAATCAATTTATCCAAAAACCGGTAATGCCTACAGAATTGGAATTACCGGTCCGCCCGGTGCCGGCAAAAGCACAATTACAAATAAGCTGGCAAAATATTTCCGCAGTGAGAAAAAGCGGGTTGGAATTATTGCTGTTGACCCAACCAGTCCGTTTACCGGCGGAGCGTTATTGGGGGATCGTGTTAGAATGACCGATGTTGATCTGGATGAAGGAGTTTTTATACGAAGCATGGCTTCGCGCGGAAGTTTAGGAGGACTGAGTAAAAAAGCGAAAGAAGCTGCTGATGTCCTGGATGCGTCGGGATGTGATATAATACTTTTAGAAACAGTAGGTGTTGGTCAATCGGAACTCGATATTGCGAGGGCTGCCGATACTACGATTGTTGTGCTGGTTCCTGAATCAGGCGATTCGATACAAGCGATGAAAGCAGGATTAATGGAAATTGCCGATTTTTTTGTTTTAAACAAATCGGACCGCGCCGGAGCCGAACAGGCGGTTATGTCGATTAAAATGGTTCTGAACTTTAAACCGAAGCATGATGGATGGATGCCCGATGTTATTCAAACCACTGCGAGCGAAGGAAAAGGAATCGTTGAGGTTGCAAAAAAAATCGCAGAGCATTCAACATATCTCGTAAATTCAAAACTTCTCGGACAAAAAAGGGCAAATCGCATCATCGAACAGATCCGCGAATCAATTGGTGAACGATTACATATTGAATTTTGGAACGAAGAAAGAAATCAGATTCTTAATCAAAAAATTGAAGATGTAATCGCGTTCAAGGAAACACCGTTCGATCTGGTTGAATATCTTTTAAAGAATTACAAGAAATAA
- a CDS encoding acyl-CoA dehydrogenase yields MSYSFTENMKMVQNVARDFAEKEIKPVIMKYDESQEFHHDIVKKMGELGFMGVIFPDQYGGSGFGYMEYITIIEEISRVDPSVGLTIAAHNSLCTNHIYMFGSDGQKKKYLPDLVTGKKIGAWALTEPTSGSDAGGMLSTATQDGSHYILNGSKNFITHGSVGSTTVVTALTDKSKGKKGISAFIVENNSPGFIVSKKENKLGMRSSDTAALTFDDCRVPSENLIGEEGKGFHQALSVLDGGRISIAALALGIAQGALDASLKYSKERKQFGKSIGDFQAIQWKLADIATQLEAARLLTYRAGFLKDQGKEVIIESSMAKYYASEVAVMATNEAVQIHGGYGFIKDFPVEKFYRDVKLVTIGEGTSEIQKLVIARELLGRG; encoded by the coding sequence ATTTCGTATTCCTTCACTGAAAATATGAAAATGGTGCAAAATGTAGCGCGCGATTTTGCCGAAAAAGAAATCAAACCTGTTATCATGAAATATGATGAGTCGCAGGAATTTCATCACGACATTGTAAAAAAAATGGGCGAGCTTGGTTTTATGGGTGTGATTTTCCCCGATCAATACGGCGGATCCGGTTTTGGATACATGGAGTATATTACGATAATCGAAGAAATATCCCGTGTCGATCCTTCCGTCGGTTTAACAATTGCGGCTCATAACAGCTTATGCACGAATCATATTTACATGTTTGGAAGTGATGGGCAAAAAAAGAAATACCTTCCCGATCTTGTCACGGGGAAAAAGATCGGCGCGTGGGCACTTACCGAGCCGACCAGCGGCAGCGATGCAGGCGGCATGCTTTCGACTGCAACTCAAGATGGCAGCCACTACATTTTAAACGGTAGTAAAAATTTTATTACCCACGGAAGTGTCGGCTCAACTACTGTTGTAACAGCTCTGACCGATAAATCTAAAGGGAAGAAAGGAATTTCCGCCTTCATTGTTGAAAATAATTCACCCGGATTTATCGTATCCAAGAAAGAAAATAAATTAGGAATGAGAAGCTCGGATACTGCTGCACTGACTTTTGATGATTGCCGTGTTCCTTCCGAAAATCTTATCGGTGAAGAAGGTAAAGGATTTCATCAAGCACTATCGGTTTTGGATGGTGGTCGAATAAGTATTGCGGCTTTGGCTCTTGGTATTGCTCAGGGCGCTCTCGATGCGAGTTTGAAATATTCTAAAGAACGAAAACAGTTCGGCAAATCCATAGGAGATTTTCAAGCGATTCAATGGAAGTTAGCCGATATCGCAACGCAATTAGAAGCCGCCCGCTTACTGACTTACCGTGCGGGATTTTTAAAGGATCAGGGTAAAGAAGTTATTATTGAATCGTCGATGGCGAAATATTATGCGAGTGAAGTAGCGGTGATGGCAACCAACGAAGCAGTTCAAATACACGGCGGATATGGATTCATAAAAGATTTTCCCGTTGAAAAATTCTATCGCGATGTAAAGCTTGTAACGATCGGTGAAGGAACCTCCGAAATTCAAAAGCTCGTGATTGCGCGTGAACTGCTCGGGAGGGGATAA